The stretch of DNA CGTGTgcatcttttccctttttaatccGTCTTTCATCAGTTTAATTAGCACAACCTCAGCCAAAccaggtggcaaagtggtaaagcatcctatgcaggagatgccagagactcggtttcgatccctgggtcaggaggatcccctggagaaagaaatggcaacccactccagcattcttgcctggagaatcccatggacagaggagcctggtgggctgcagttcatggggtcacaaagagtcgactgagcgactaagcgtacacacgtgcacacacagccACTAAACACAGGAGGCCAAAGGAAAAGTGTTTTCTTTCCCAGCACACACAGGAACGTGTTCCTGGCTCCAGGCTGGCACTTGCTAAATGCCTGTTGAGTGAATCATGCATGAACAGGGTGAGGTGGGCGCATTCTACGTTTTCTTGCCCCTTTTGAGGCCTTCTGGGGTCTCCTCTGAGTGGGAGAATCCTAAATGTCTGGAAGGCACGGAGGCAAGTTCCCTAGGGTTTGCAATCTGAGTGCAAACTTTACAATCTAAGTCAGGCACCTCTGAGCTAAGAAATTGCCTTAGTTCTTCCTTCCGGGCTGTTGGAGGGAAGTTGATGGTGAAAGTTGCAGGTGAGACGGGACTGCTTCACAAacttccccaccccacctgggGCTCTGGGAGACATCTTTCGGGGCCTGTGGGGCCCCATGGCCTTCACCAGGGGGAGGCCAGTTGGGGGGGTGATGACCCACATTCTAGACTAGAGGAGCCCAAGGCAGGTGGGATGTCAGGCCAGAGACACACAGTTTGGGGATGGGGGGTGGAAAAGGgtagggaggtgggtggggggtctCGGGTGGACCGGTGAGCTGGCTGGTGAGATAAGCGACTTCCCTCCGTGTTCAGAGAGCACCCAGAAAGAAGCCTGCGCTCACGTTCCCAGGACGAGCAGCTTAGCGATGAGGCCCAGTCCGCATCCCAGGCTGGGTCTGATGCCTCGTTTACTCTCCAGTGGTGTGGTGGGGGGACGCCTTCTCTAGCAGAGGAAGGGAGCACCCTGGCCCCATCCGCTATCCACCTCCTGCCAAGCGCATCCCTCGGGAGTGTGACTGGTCAGGGCTGCAAATGGGCTTTCAGGCTCCATCAAAGCGCCTTAAAGCCTGGATCATACTCCCAGGAAATCCCAAGCCAGGTGAAGCTCCCCTTACTTGCTCACCCCCAGTCAGAGCTCGTCAGGGTCCCCTTAAAGCCCTTCTTGCTGAACTTCACTCCCAAGTCATCGGGGGGGAGAATGCTGGCGGGTTTTTGACCCTGGTGGCTTGAGAGTCACACCTGTGGCCTACACGCCTGCCTGCAGGGGCACAGAAATGGAAGAGAGGGGAGACCGGTTCCTGGAGCAATGCTCCCCCCCCGCCGTCCTTCTCGAGAGGTGGGAGGCCTTGTGGCTGAGTGAGCTCTGAGCTCCGCCTGTGGCAGGGAGATCACCTTGCCTGATACCCcgggtggtttttttttcttctttcctttctttctttttttttccctgcagagGTGGGTGAAGGAAAGAAGAGTTCAGTGAACTGATTCAATCCCTACAGCGGGGAGACTGCTCAGGGCACATTTGATGCCCCAGGGCCCTTGGGAAGGCAGCTGACCCAGGTTCCACCCGGTTCCCTGGCATCACCCTTGGTGAGCGAGGTAAGCCCACCAGAGGTGGGTGTTTCCAGGCACCACAGGAAGGGCGTGGCTCGCTGGGACTTGGGGAGAAAGGCTCAGATCGCTCTGCCTTTCACACACACCGCTCTTCTCTCTGCTGTTCTCGGCCACAGGTGGAGCATCCTTACTGATCCTGGACACCCAGGGGGACCCCTGCCGCTCCCGATCAGGCAGCAGACAGGTCAAGCCAGAAAGACCTAAGGTCAGGGTCAGTCTCACGTCCCTGAGCAAAAGCGGCTGAGAGAACTGGGTTAGACCTGGGGTGTAGACCCTCAGAACCCTCTGCAGGCCCTTTTGAGTATCTGTCCCTACGTGGCTGCACCAACTGACCACCTGGCCCTGTGTGATCACCACTGGGTGAGTCTCCAAGGTACATAGTCTTCTGAGTGGGAGATGCATCAGTAACTTCCTATTAAGATGGAGAAGGATGTAGGAGAGAGGACacatcccttcttcccttccctttggcCTCATCCCTAAATTGACGAGAGACAGATTAACGGGAGGAAAATGAACAGAAGCTGAATAACGTGTACAcgtgggagagacccaggaaaatgaAGTCGCCGGAGTGGGCGAAACCATCACTTTTAGATACGTTCTCCAGCGAAAGATAACAGGAGATCTTGTGTGTCGGGGGTCGGGGGGAGCCAGACGTGAGAGCAGAGCCCGAGAAGGGCAGGAGACAAGGGCAAGTTCTCTCTGCAGGTGACCCCTCGCCTTCTGTATTAACTGGAGTTTCCAGAGATTGAGTCATTAACCTCTCTTCTCGGTAGGGCAAGGGAGATACCCTGAGAAACAGAAATGTcttcttaaaaaatgtttccctgtttatttatggctatgctgggtctttgttgtggttgTGGGCTTTCAGTGGGGGtcactctctggttgtggcctgGGGCATAGgctcttgggctcagtagtttgggctcctgggctctagatcacaggctcGGTAggtgtggcccacgggcttagttgccctaaggcatgtgcgatcttcccagactagggatcaaacccgcgtcccctgcactggcaggccagctcttcacccctggaccaccagggaagtcctgaatgtCTTTCATTCAAGGGTAACTTCTACTTGGCTTTCAGCGCTTCTTCGGTGCCTGTGGTTTCTTACAAATAAGCCGGTTAAAATGATCCTTCAGCCAGAGAGGTGTGTTTTGGGGGCAAATTCTGCTCCCCTGTGAGACCAAGGGCGGGTTGTTTTCTATGAGCAGGTGGGATGGGGCGCGGCGATGGGCTGCTTTGCGTGCGTATAGGGGAGAACCCAGGTCGGGGCGGGGATGCCGGTGCAGAGAGAGGCCGAGGAGCACACCTTGGGCAGGTGTGGGCCAGAGCCCAAGGCACTGGGCAGTTGGAAGCGACGTTTCCGCCGAGGTCTGCAGTTAGGAGCGGGGTGGACTGAGAGCAGAAGGAGGAAAGGTCAGCGGGTCCGAGGCATTAGGGCCCCCCTCTCGGGCGGGGAGGGGCTCCTCGTGTGGGGCAGATCTCCCGGGACTCACAGCTGTGACAGTACCCATCCCCCCACTGTGGGAGGTGGGTGTGGCATCTCTGTGGGTGCACCTCCCCGCAGGTTTCGGGGAGGAGGTGGCGCTTGGAGGGGCCCCGGGGTTGTGCCATGTGCCCGGCGCCCTGGGCTGCGGGCTGGTGTGTGGGGAAGAGGCCCAGGAAAGTCAGGAAGTGGGCTGCTTGCGCAGGGTGGGGTCTTTTTAAGTGCCGGTCTATCCCTGAGCCCAGTGAGGCCTGAACAGACAGGGCAAGGGTCACACAAGGTTcccatgccccccccccccccccccggttgCAGCTCTGGGGCTGAGTGCTAGTGATTCCAGCAGTGGAGTCGACCTGGGGCCGGGACCCTCCTGAGCTAAACTGACCCCTTGAGATGCCCTCCTCGCCCTGCTGGAGGGGCACAGAGCCTCTccgcccagcccccacctccgTGCAACCTGAGGGTCAGACTGTTCAGGAAAGGTAGGAATGAGGAGGAATAGCCTTCCCTCTGGATCTGGAGCTGGTGGGACCCCTGGGAGCGTGTACCCACCTACCTACTTATCTCTGTCTAGCTGTCTGTTTACAGATCTATTTACCATCTCCATCTCTGTCATCTATCtaccatctattatctacctACCTATGTAGCTGTGTATCTATCTATCCAGTCATCATCACTGTATcatctccatccatccatcatcctgAGGTTCAAAGGACTTTTCAGAGCTCCTCTCTCTCCTGTTCTGATGGACTTACTTTCCATTTGAATGGAAGCATCTTCTCCATCAGCAGAGACCAGACAGAGCTCTCCGTGCCTAGGTTGCAATGAGACACAGTCTATAGCAGGCTCCCtaatctgttgttcagtcgctcagtcgtgtccgactctttgtgaccccatggactacagtccgccaggctcctctgtccatgggattctcccggcaagaatgctggagtgggttgccatgccctcctccaggggatctggccggcccagagatcaaatccaggtctcctgcatttggcaagtggattctttaccactgagccaccagggaagccccaggctccCTACTAGCCAGCCCCAAGTTAGTAAAGGAGGAGATAGCTGTGTTGTGACTCAAATAAGATAAGATCTGGGGCTCATGGAGCTGGTGCCCTTCAGCCAGCCCATGACCGAGTTCAGCATCTCCGCCTGGGTCTCTGGTTCTGTGAGCTACTTTTATTGTGGCCCTTGGGCAAACCGCACACCCTCTGCCCACCTGAGTGCTCACCTGTGCACCATGTGGACAGTCACCCAGGCTCAGCGGCTGCACAGAGAGCGCAGCGCCCCTTGTCTCAGTGCAGAAATTATACGTTAAAAGATGATCAGAATGCAGATGACAGAAATGGAGGTGTGAAGAGCAAAGGCAGGCGGGGAAATGGAAAACACACATTTTTGGACAGACATCCCAACAGAAAAAGGGATGAAATATACAGGTACCTcataaagaaaacatataaatggccaataaaccAGAGAGAAGGTGCTTGTTGTCAATGGTTATTAGGCAAATGCCAGCTGAAACCATAAGAAGATACCCCTGCATACCCACCAGAATGGCTCCCCTGAAAAAGACTGACCCTGCCTGGTGCTGGCGGGGTTGAGGTCCCGTGGGAATCTCAAACACGGTTAGACTATGAAGAGCGGCTCTTTGCAAACTGTTTGCCAGGACCCACTGCAACCAACTGTGCAAACCTGTGACTCATCAGCCCCACTCCTAGCTCTATaccagtgctgtgcttagtcgctcagtcacgtctgactgtctgtgaccccatggactgcagcacacaaggcctccctgtccatcaccaactcctggagtgtgctcaaactcatgtccattgagtcggtgatgccatccaaccatctcatcctctgtcgtccccttctcctcctgccctcaatctttcccagcagcagggtcctttccagtgagtcatttcttcacatcaggtggccaaaatattgaagcttcagcttcagcatcagtcctttcaataaatattcaggaccgatttcctttaggatggactggttgaatctccttgcagtccaagggactctcaagagtcttctccaacaccacagttcaaaagcatcaattcttcggtgctcagctttctttatagtccaactcttacatccatacatgactactggaaaaatgatagctttgactagattgacctttgtgggcaaagtaatgtctttgctttttaatatgctatctaggttggtcataactttccttccaaggagtaagtgtcttttcatttcatggctgcagtcaccatctgcagtgattttggagcccaggaaaaaaaagtccctcactgtttccactgtttccccatctatttgccatgaaatgatgggaccagatgccacaatcttagttttctgaatgttgagttttaagccaactttttcactctcctttttcactttcattaagaggctttttagttcctcttcactttctgccataagagtggtgtcatctgcatatctgaggttattgatatttctcctggcagtcttgattccagcttgtgcttcctccagcccagcatttcgcatgatgttctctgcatagaagttaaataagcagcgtgacaatatacagccttaatgtactcctttcccaatttggaacctgtctgttgttccatgtcctgttctaactgttgcttcctgacctgcatacagcttactcaggaggcaggtcaggtggtctggtagtccatAGCATACATAGTATATGATCTCATTAAAGTTCAGAAGCAGGAGTGCTGAGTCATGTTTTATTGGAGGACAagcgctttacaatgttgtgttagtttctgctgcacaataaAGTAAGTCAACTGTGTGTAcccgtatgtcccctccctcctgagccgcCCTCCTTGGTCCCCCATCCTACCCTTCCAGGTCTGAGTTatggttttatgtttttaaagatttaggATTTTATTTAATATGATTCTATGGGGTTTTTTTacgtggaccattttaaaagtctttattgaatctgctataatattgcttctgttttcttatattttgtttttttggccccagttcagttcagttgctcagttgtgtccaactctttgcaaccccatggactgcagcacaccaggcctccctgtccatcaccaactcccggagttcactcaaactcatgtcccttgagtcagtgatgccatccaaccatctcatcctctgtcgtccccttctcctcctgccttcaatctttcccagcatcaggatcttttccaatgagtcagttcttcgcatcagatggccaaaatattgaaatttcagcttcaacatcagtccttccaatgaatattcaggactgatttcctttaggacggactggttggatctccttgcagtccaagggactctcaagagtcttctccaacaccacagttcaaaaacatcaattctttggtattcagctttctttatagtccaactctcacatccatacatgactactggaaaaaccatagctttgaccagacagacctttgttgacaaagtaatggccCCAAGTCATGCAGAATCCTAGCTCCCCAAGGAGGGacttgaacctgcaccctctgcattagaaggcaaagtgttaaccactggaccgccagggaagtccctgagtcgTGATTTTAGAAGTTAGGATACTGATTGACCTTGAGTGGAGATAGAAGTTGGGGTGGGCAAAGGTGAGTTTCTGGGGGTGCTGCTGAGGTGCTTTCCTAAACTGAGTGCTGATCACACAGATGTGttcattttgcaaaatttttaattaaaaaaaagggagATACTGTTCATGGGCATGTGGTTTCAGCAAATTATGaagtgagagttgggctatacaGTTAGTATTAGGggtgagggcttccccagtggctcaatggtaaagattctacctgcaatgcaggagacacgggtttgatccctgagttgggagggtcccctggaggaggaaataggaaccccactgcagtattcttgcctagaaaatcccatgacagaggagcctggcgggctacagcctatggggtcataagagtcagccacgactgagtggAATAACAACAGCCACATTTAGAGGTGCAGCCCTGAGATACAATACtacatttaattttcttgtctTCCCAAGGACCTGTATGACATGGCTTCAAGCACGGCTGACCCAAGCAGCCTCGTCCACCACACCAACTCCTGCCTTCCCCACCACCCGCCCCGGGTGGCCAGTGTGATGCTGTCTCTGTTCTACACGGCCCTCTTGATCTTTGCCGTCCTGGGAAACATCCTGGCCCTTCACCTGGCCTATCAAAAGGACAAGAAGATCAACTCGACAGGTGTCTTCCTGGTCCACCTGTCAGTGTCCGACCTCCTGTTCGCTCTGACCCTGCCTGGAAAGATCACCTACTTCTTGCTGGACTTCAACTGGCCTTTCGGGGAGGGGCTCTGCAGGCTGACGGCCTTCATCTTCTTTGTGAACACCTACTCAGGCATCTACCTGATGACGTGCGTGAGCGTGGACCGCTATTTGGCCGTGGTCCGCGCCCACCAATGTGTCCGGCTGCGTGAGCCCGGGCGGGCCCAGCTCATCTGTGCGGCCGTGTGGATCCTGGCGACGCTGCAGACGGCGCCCCTGCTCGGGTTCACCATGACCATGCGCGTGGCTGGCAGGCTGACATGCATGGAGTACGACAGCGTCCAGCGGGTGTTCACGCTGCCCGTCATGGTCCTGGTGACCTCCGCTCTGAGCTTCTGCGGGCCGGTGGCCGTCATCCTCTTCTGCTACGTGAAGATCACCGTCAAGCTGTGCAGGACGGCCCGGGACAACCCGCTGACGAGCCAGAGGGGCCACCACCGCAGAGCCTGCCTGCTCACGCTGGTGGTGCTGGTGGCCGTGGTCGTGTGCTTCATCCCCTACCACCTCCACGTCATCCAGTTCATGGTGACGAAGATGCTCCGCCAGCCCACCTGCCCCGAGCAGAGGGTCTTCAAACTGTGCCTGCAGCTCACCGTCTGCCTCATGAACTTGAACTGCAGCATCGACCCCGTCGTTTACTTCTTCGCGTCCTCGCGTTACAGGAAATGGCTCCGCCACTTTCTGAAACTCAAAGCATCACCATCCTCTACCTCCTCCCGGCAGGGAAAAGCTTCCTCAGAAACACAAAGTATCAACCAGACAGGAGGCTCCTCGCCCTTGGAGGAGAATGAAGTCTAAGAGGTGATGGGCTTTCATACTGCACCTGGGGGTCAGGGGGAGAG from Bubalus bubalis isolate 160015118507 breed Murrah chromosome 13, NDDB_SH_1, whole genome shotgun sequence encodes:
- the LOC102402510 gene encoding G-protein coupled receptor 183-A-like; amino-acid sequence: MASSTADPSSLVHHTNSCLPHHPPRVASVMLSLFYTALLIFAVLGNILALHLAYQKDKKINSTGVFLVHLSVSDLLFALTLPGKITYFLLDFNWPFGEGLCRLTAFIFFVNTYSGIYLMTCVSVDRYLAVVRAHQCVRLREPGRAQLICAAVWILATLQTAPLLGFTMTMRVAGRLTCMEYDSVQRVFTLPVMVLVTSALSFCGPVAVILFCYVKITVKLCRTARDNPLTSQRGHHRRACLLTLVVLVAVVVCFIPYHLHVIQFMVTKMLRQPTCPEQRVFKLCLQLTVCLMNLNCSIDPVVYFFASSRYRKWLRHFLKLKASPSSTSSRQGKASSETQSINQTGGSSPLEENEV